A window of the Miscanthus floridulus cultivar M001 chromosome 14, ASM1932011v1, whole genome shotgun sequence genome harbors these coding sequences:
- the LOC136504129 gene encoding trafficking protein particle complex II-specific subunit 130 homolog, which produces MANYLAQFQTIKSTCDRIVIAVEDVSNLWLNVKESFERRVPVKKACLNNKARNPVFVDNLPAEFIQTTDSRLRSRFPQEQYLFWFREPYATVVLVTCEDLDEFKTILKPRLKLIVQNDEREWFIVFVSKAHPSNDQATKMAKKVYARLEADFNTKKRERCCKFDLHGSDKEFWDDFDSKMVDCIRNTLDRRVQFYEEEIRRLSEQRFTPIWNFCNFFILKESLAFMFEMSNLHEDSLREYDELELCYSESVNSPGKHREFGGLDTGDDQAALLNPGAKALTQIVQDDVFREFEFRQYIFACQAKLLFKLSRPIEVAARGYAFVVGFSKTLALHENALPFCFREVWVITACLGLIKSTSSHYDDGSVAIDSEKEFYRLQGDLYSLCRVKFMRLAYLIGYGVEIEKSPVNSASLSMLPWPKPATWPSIPPDSSAEIMEKEKMVLQVKSREKLFSIHRKPLPLEPSLLLREANRRRAFLSVGNLSELYDSSDGSGLDANSKLPPHRSASNSMTRTMSGPATSETSLPFDRPMRLSEIHVAAEHALKQTISDPDFMTSLSSLVEFEKRYMELTKGAADNYHHSWWKRHGVVLDGEIAALFFKHGNYDLAVKSYEKVCALYSAEGWEELLADVLPDLAECQKILNDEAGYLASCVKLLSLDSGLFSSKERQAFQSEVVRLAHSEMKHLVPLDVSSLITFAGNAGPPLELCDGDPGTLSVAVWSGFPDDITLVSLSLRLSASSSADEGIKAIKSSDSHVLVPGRNIISFDIPPQKPGSYVLGALTGQIGKLSFRSHGFSQDGPVETDEFMSFEKPTRPVLKVRKPRALVDITPAVSSALLMNELQWIGLIVKPIDYSLKGGILHIDAGAELKIEESQMIEIEIYGSDMECANSANGSIEAGKVEKIPIEDGKIKLPDWASDVTTLVWFPVRAIDDTITRGESPVSPQKQSVVDGMRMIALKLEFGVFHNQVFERTIAVHFTNPFHVSTRVVDKCNDGGLLLQVILRSEVKATLHVKDVRLDLQSGFEHLGKGDGRPALSLFPLVIAPSSKAGILFMIRLSGTKDADEAENADSMLNITYGISGDRTTGAHSPIPIKPGDSEELLFKIALRLKRPVLDPCLAVGFLPFSTACLRVGQLVNMRWRVERLKTPEDASISVDEILYQVEANPQNWMVAGRKCGHVSLSNEQGSRMEITVTCMPLVSGYVHPPQLGLPEVGEANISCNPAGPHLVCVLPPALSTSYCIPAA; this is translated from the exons ATGGCGAACTACCTCGCGCAGTTCCAGACCATCAAGTCCACCTGCGACCGCATCGTCATCGCCG TTGAAGATGTTAGTAACCTGTGGCTAAATGTCAAGGAAAGTTTTGAACGACGAGTGCCAGTGAAGAAGGCCTGTCTCAACAACAAGGCAAGGAATCCTGTTTTTGTTGACAATCTACCAGCTGAGTTTATACAAACTACTGATTCAAGACTACGGAGTCGATTCCCACAAGAACAATACTTGTTCTGGTTCCGGGAGCCATATGCGACTGTTGTTCTTGTTACTTGTGAG GATCTTGATGAATTCAAGACCATTCTTAAGCCTCGCCTCAAATTAATTGTTCAAAACGATGAGCGAGAATGGTTCATTGTGTTTGTGTCGAAGGCCCATCCTAGCAATGATCAAGCAACTAAGATGGCAAAGAAAGTATATGCTAGGCTGGAGGCTGATTTCAACACCAAAAAGAGAGAAAG ATGCTGCAAGTTTGATCTCCATGGATCAGACAAGGAATTCTGGGACGATTTTGACTCTAAAATGGTGGACTGCATCAGAAACACTTTGGATAGGCGGGTTCAGTTTTATGAAGAGGAAATACGGAGGTTAAGTGAGCAACGGTTCACTCCAATATGGAACTTCTGCAACTTCTTCATTCTTAAG GAAAGCTTGGCATTCATGTTTGAGATGAGTAATCTTCATGAAGATTCACTCCGTGAATATGATGAACTTGAACTATGCTATTCAGAATCAG TGAACTCTCCAGGGAAACACCGTGAATTTGGTGGACTAGATACTGGTGATGACCAGGCTGCGCTGCTAAATCCAGGAGCCAAAGCACTTACCCAAATTGTTCAGGATGACGTATTCAGAGAATTTGAGTTTAGACAATACATATTTGCTTGCCAGGCTAAG TTATTGTTTAAATTGTCTCGCCCAATTGAGGTTGCTGCCAGAGGATATGCTTTTGTTGTTGGCTTTTCCAAGACACTAGCCTTGCACGAA AATGCTCTACCATTTTGCTTTCGTGAAGTATGGGTGATAACTGCATGCTTGGGTTTGATAAAGTCTACAAGTTCGCATTATGATGATGGATCTGTTGCTATTGACTCAGAGAAAGAGTTCTATCGTCTTCAGGGTGATCTTTATTCCCTCTGTCGTGTTAAG TTTATGAGGCTTGCTTACTTGATTGGTTATGGGGTTGAGATAGAAAAGAGTCCAGTCAACAG TGCATCTTTAAGCATGTTACCATGGCCAAAGCCAGCTACATGGCCTTCAATCCCTCCTGATTCATCAGCAGAAataatggaaaaggagaag ATGGTTCTTCAAGTCAAATCAAGAGAAAAGCTCTTCAGCATTCACAGGAAACCTCTGCCATTAGAACCTTCTTTACTTCTACGTGAGGCTAATAGGCGCAGGGCTTTTCTCTCTGTTGGAAATCTATCTGAGCTATATGATTCATCTGATGG TTCAGGTTTAGATGCAAATTCAAAACTTCCTCCCCACAGATCTGCTTCTAACTCAATGACAAGAACAATGTCAGGTCCAGCAACGTCCGAGACTTCACTGCCATTTGATCGTCCCATGAGATTGTCAGAAATTCATGTTGCAGCTGAGCATGCACTGAAACAAACGATATCAGATCCTGATTTTATGACATCACTTTCATCACTAGTAGAATTTGAG AAAAGATATATGGAGCTTACTAAAGGTGCAGCTGACAATTACCACCACTCTTGGTGGAAAAGACATGGAGTTGTTCTTGATGGAGAGATTGCAGCTCTGTTCTTTAAGCATGGAAATTATGACCTGGCTGTGAAATCCTATGAGAAAGTTTGCGCTCTCTATTCTGCAGAAGGCTGGGAAGAGCTGCTGGCAGATGTTCTTCCTGATCTTGCAGAATGCCAGAAGATTCTTAATGATGAAGCTGGTTATTTGGCTTCTTGTGTAAAGTTACTTTCTCTGGACAGTGGCTTGTTTTCATCTAAAGAGCGGCAAGCTTTCCAGTCAGAAGTTGTTCGACTTGCTCACAGTGAAATGAAACATCTTGTGCCCCTTGATGTCTCGTCACTAATTACATTTGCTGGAAATGCTGGTCCACCACTAGAATTATGTGATGGAGATCCTGGTACACTATCTGTAGCAGTTTGGAGTGGCTTCCCAGATGACATCACACTGGTGTCTCTCAGTTTAAGATTGTCAGCTTCTTCTAGTGCAGAtgaaggtatcaag GCAATTAAAAGTTCAGATTCTCATGTTCTCGTACCAGGTAGAAATATCATCTCTTTTGACATTCCTCCTCAAAAGCCTGGCTCCTATGTGTTGGGTGCTCTCACTGGACAGATTGGCAAACTGTCATTCAGATCGCATGGATTTTCTCAAGATGGTCCAGTTGAAACTGATGAATTTATGAGTTTTGAGAAGCCAACAAGACCTGTTTTGAAG GTGAGAAAACCAAGGGCTTTAGTTGATATTACACCTGCTGTGTCCTCTGCGTTGCTTATGAATGAGCTCCAATGGATTGGATTAATCGTTAAGCCAATAGACTATTCATTAAAAGGTGGCATATTGCATATCGATGCTGGTGCGGAACTTAAAATCGAGGAGTCTCAGATGATTGAAATAGAAATTTACGGAAGTGATATGGAGTGTGCTAATTCTGCCAATGGCTCCATCGAAGCTGGAAAGGTTGAAAAGATCCCTATTGAAGATGGAAAGATAAAACTTCCAGATTGGGCTAGTGATGTCACTACTCTTGTTTGGTTTCCTGTTCGTGCTATTGATGATACAATTACCAGAGGAGAATCCCCAG TGTCTCCTCAGAAACAGAGCGTTGTAGATGGGATGAGAATGATTGCTCTCAAGCTTGAGTTTGGAGTTTTCCATAATCAAGTGTTTGAAAG GACCATTGCAGTCCATTTTACTAACCCATTCCATGTAAGCACACGCGTCGTGGACAAGTGCAATGATGGAGGTCTACTTCTACAG GTGATATTACGTTCTGAAGTGAAGGCCACACTGCATGTAAAGGATGTACGGTTAGATCTTCAATCTGGATTTGAGCACTTGGGCAAAGGAGATGGACGGCCAGCTTTGAGTTTATTCCCTCTGGTTATTGCTCCTTCTTCCAAAGCTGGAATTTTATTCATGATACGGTTAAGTGGTACAAAGG ATGCGGATGAGGCAGAAAATGCAGACAGCATGCTGAATATCACTTATGGGATATCTGGTGACAGAACAACTGGAGCACATTCTCCTATACCTATCAAACCTGGTGATTCTGAAGAGCTTCTGTTCAAGATCGCACTCAGACTGAAGCGACCTGTCCTGGATCCTTGTCTGGCAGTTGGATTCCTTCCATTTTCTACTGCCTGCCTGAGGGTTGGGCAATTAGTTAATATGAGGTGGAGGGTCGAACGGCTGAAAACCCCGGAGGATGCATCCATATCCGTT GACGAAATACTTTATCAGGTTGAGGCAAACCCGCAGAACTGGATGGTTGCTGGGAGGAAATGTGGTCACGTATCGTTGTCAAATGAGCAAG GTTCAAGGATGGAGATCACGGTGACATGTATGCCACTGGTGTCTGGGTACGTCCACCCACCGCAGCTGGGCCTCCCGGAGGTGGGCGAGGCAAACATTAGCTGCAACCCAGCAGGGCCTCACCTGGTGTGCGTCCTTCCTCCAGCCCTCAGCACCTCCTACTGTATACCAGCGGCATGA